The Zalophus californianus isolate mZalCal1 chromosome 7, mZalCal1.pri.v2, whole genome shotgun sequence genome includes a region encoding these proteins:
- the TSTD3 gene encoding thiosulfate sulfurtransferase/rhodanese-like domain-containing protein 3 — protein MVLPLRLFGCARRAILGSAEAALWGLKSIKGSCHNFCTAIFKDVTYKELKNLLNSKKIMLIDVRETWEIVEYGKIPGSVNIPLDEVGEALQMNPKDFKEKYNEVKPSKSDSLVFSCLAGVRSKKALDMAISLGFNSAQHYAGGWKEWVTYEFSEKKHGN, from the exons ATGGTGCTGCCGCTGCGGCTGTTCGGGTGTGCGCGCCGGGCGATCCTGGGGTCCGCGGAGGCTGCGCTCTGGG gTTTGAAGTCAATAAAAGGAAGCTGCCACAATTTTTGTACTGCTATTTTTAAAGATGTCACTTATAAGGAACTTAAGAACCTCTTGAATTccaaaaaaattatgttaattgATGTTAGAGAGACATGGGAAATTGTCGAGTATGGAAAAATTCCTGGGTCTGTCAATATACCAT tgGATGAGGTAGGTGAAGCTCTACAGATGAACCCAAAAGACTTCAAAGAGAAGTACAATGAAGTAAAACCATCCAAATCTGACAGTCTAGTGTTTTCTTGTTTAGCCGGAGTGAGAAGCAAGAAGGCTTTGGACATGGCCATATCTCTGGGCTTTAACAG TGCTCAACACTATGCTGGAGGATGGAAGGAATGGGTAACCTATGaattttcagagaagaaacaCGGAAATTGA